From Cydia splendana chromosome 12, ilCydSple1.2, whole genome shotgun sequence, a single genomic window includes:
- the LOC134795586 gene encoding uncharacterized protein LOC134795586 produces MEEISYLLKCSVNEQSHLNRTQLLTNLSLSIPSVPLQVSKTVGLGAIVGLVLVTVANFIFNQKFRAIFSAPSWKNDKNFGNLNAKTLPRAITLIVLATMLPLIIAFLLLALVYKLACAVIIKNKDKYFVSFLDSFDVFWSLEDDTTKSVITVLGVIESDSPTALVLNIKHKLLNIFPNQATDKLFFRRSEGYGFYYWRRYSSIDINQYVEMIDFPKKSDTLSTEDLETLMTEISNQSLPYNDEALFKILVTKQKVSNYGQERGEYGIVFRIHHSVGDGVALIEFLCKTLADDKKDCAVSMFSNAEMYNTRIQESPNNLIDMMEKLLEMPICFVDGIIRKPDDNSLHGPVLFGEKIFKWTESDENLLTMVKEIKDSVDNMKFTDVLASALSSGLHKYFSKTMAHIPRDVAVVLPVRFPPATIVDNSLVLENDFSVTVLDLPVKACKREEVQERWDELRRSADPLTNYYLLKVFNSVLPKQVLLPVFNSSQATMVFSNLPGPRRLNICGGNTLKKLVFFVPLKGNTGLGVTALCYGGVLRFGAVADRALVSSPDQLAIILDGMVEEIQRMHQTVR; encoded by the exons ATGGAggaaataagttatttgttaAAGTGCTCAGTGAATGAACAATCGCATTTAAACAGGACACAGTTGTTGACTAATCTATCTTTAAGTATTCCTAGTGTACCCCTGCAAGTTTCCAAAACAGTTGGACTTGGTGCCATTGTCGGTTTGGTGTTGGTTACAGTGGCTAATTTCATATTTAATCAAAAG TTTCGTGCCATTTTTTCTGCACCCTCGTGGAAGAATGATAAAAATTTCGGAAACTTAAACGCAAAAACTCTACCCAGAGCTATAACACTAATTGTCTTAGCGACAATGCTGCCATTAATAATAGCGTTTCTGCTCTTAGCATTAGTGTACAAACTTGCGTGTGCTGTGATTATCAAGAACAAGGACAAATATTTCGTTAGTTTCCTCGACAGCTTCGATGTCTTCTGGAGTTTGGAAGACGATACCACGAAGAGTGTCATAACTGTTCTGGGAGTCATAGAGTCTGATTCACCTACAGCTCTCGTTCTAAATATCAAACACAAGCTACTGAATATTTTCCCCAATCAAGCCACTGATAAACTATTCTTCAGAAGAAGTGAAGGATATGGATTCTACTATTGGAGACGATACAGCAGTATTGATATAAATCAGTATGTTGAAATGAttgattttccaaaaaaatctGACACGCTCAGTACCGAAGACTTAGAAACCTTAATGActgaaatatcaaatcaatcgcTGCCATACAATGATGAGGcgttatttaaaatattggtTACAAAGCAGAAAGTCAGTAATTACGGTCAAGAAAGAGGTGAATACGGTATTGTGTTCAGAATCCATCATTCAGTTGGTGACGGAGTTGCTTTGATTGAGTTTCTATGCAAAACTTTAGCTGATGATAAAAAAGATTGCGCGGTTAGCATGTTTTCGAATGCTGAAATGTATAACACTAGAATCCAAGAGTCTCCAAATAATTTAATAGATATGATGGagaaattattagaaatgccaATTTGCTTTGTAGATGGGATTATTCGGAAACCAGATGATAATTCCCTACACGGGCCAGTATTGTtcggtgaaaaaatatttaagtggacTGAATCTGATGAAAATTTGTTGACAATGGTAAAAGAAATTAAGGACAGTGTAGATAACATGAAATTTACTGATGTTTTAGCATCAGCTTTATCAAGTGGCTTGCACAAATACTTTTCAAAG ACGATGGCCCACATTCCAAGGGACGTAGCAGTTGTGTTGCCAGTTAGATTTCCTCCAGCTACGATAGTTGACAATAGTCTGGTATTGGAAAACGATTTTAGCGTGACTGTACTGGATTTACCGGTGAAAGCGTGCAAAAGGGAAGAAGTTCAAGAACGTTGGGATGAGCTGCGCAGAAGTGCTGACCCTTTG ACTAACTATTACCTCCTCAAAGTCTTCAACAGCGTCCTGCCCAAACAAGTCCTGCTGCCCGTTTTCAACAGCAGCCAAGCAACCATGGTGTTCAGCAACCTGCCTGGGCCGCGACGCCTAAACATTTGCGGAGGCAATACCCTCAAGAAACTGGTGTTCTTTGTACCATTAAAAGGGAATACTG GTTTAGGAGTGACTGCGCTTTGCTACGGCGGCGTTCTCCGATTCGGCGCCGTGGCTGACAGGGCGCTCGTCTCCAGCCCCGACCAGCTGGCCATCATACTGGATGGCATGGTGGAGGAGATACAGAGGATGCACCAGACGGTGCGGTAG
- the LOC134795591 gene encoding uncharacterized protein LOC134795591 isoform X1 translates to MQDYQIKNNLITADSIKNMTVNNYPQDVFRQKNFMNGLKNARNLLKDLQESLEETRKCENELMRCRSTHVHEHKNHIINEWLSDHEHEETHKTWQSSGSETQDHGAIESWSTMSIVCLQYQYEELAKRYKSLLCQYSSCCEADNAKNTEVARLQALANSTHAQLMDAHTMLLAVGEKYMSLRERKLAMQKHAYSIKVHQLKRTVKGLIAAADRARRELDSSLKKAMKTERHGAAAMLLVEIQKCNNLSLENLRLKAQAQDLIPRKDTFY, encoded by the exons ATGCAAGACTATCAAATAAAGAATAATCTAATCACTGCAGATAGCATAAAAAACATGACAGTCAATAACTACCCT CAAGATGTATTCCGCCAAAAGAACTTCATGAACGGCCTTAAGAATGCTCGGAACCTCTTGAAAGACCTACAAGAAAGCCTGGAAGAGACGAGGAAATGCGAGAATGAACTGATGCGATGTAGGAGCACGCATGTCCACGAACACAAAAACCACATAATAAATGAGTGGTTGAGCGATCATGAACATGAAGAAACCCATAAGACATGGCAATCATCAG GTTCTGAAACGCAAGACCATGGAGCCATAGAATCTTGGTCGACCATGAGCATTGTCTGTCTACAATATCA ATACGAAGAACTAGCAAAGCGCTACAAATCCCTGCTCTGCCAATATTCGTCTTGCTGCGAGGCCGACAATGCTAAGAATACGGAGGTAGCACGACTACAGGCGCTTGCCAACTCCACTCATGCGCAACTCATGGACGCTCATACGATGCTTTTAGCTGTTGGGGAGAAATACATGTCGCTGAGGGAAAGGAAGCTTGCTATG CAGAAACACGCATACTCCATAAAAGTACACCAACTGAAGAGAACAGTGAAGGGGTTGATAGCAGCAGCGGACCGAGCGAGACGCGAACTCGACTCAAGTCTGAAGAAAGCGATGAAGACTGAACGGCATGGGGCAGCTGCCATGTTGCTTGTTGAG ATTCAAAAATGCAACAATCTAAGCTTAGAAAATCTTCGCTTAAAGGCTCAAGCTCAAGATCTAATACCACGAAAGGATACTTTTTATTAG
- the LOC134795592 gene encoding MAPK regulated corepressor interacting protein 2 has protein sequence MYTVSKGPSKIVAKTRRGLSQNLERLDSRKDNNRKSSESDNGEIMSMPKPVFHSNGKKTIHQRIQHHVITPQHEELIRFISETWTQSAYGDSEPSTPTTSIASGSSSPVPPSNLYYQDDPSPVLQDFKPFDLETWWGKRLFQNITNSL, from the exons atgtatactGTCTCAAAAGGACCCAGCAAAATTGTAGCTAAAACAAGAAGAG GTCTATCACAGAACTTGGAAAGACTAGATAGCCGCAAAGACAATAATAGGAAGTCTTCAGAATCTGATAATGGAGAGATTATGAG TATGCCCAAACCAGTATTTCATTCCAATGGTAAAAAGACGATACACCAAAGAATACAACACCACGTGATAACTCCGCAGCACGAGGAGCTCATCAGATTTATTAGTGAAA CTTGGACACAGTCAGCATATGGAGATAGTGAGCCATCAACACCTACAACCTCAATTg CATCCGGCAGCTCATCTCCGGTGCCCCCCTCCAACCTGTACTACCAGGACGACCCCAGCCCCGTGCTGCAGGACTTCAAGCCCTTCGACCTGGAGACGTGGTGGGGCAAGCGGCTGTTCCAGAACATCACAAACTCCCTCTGA
- the LOC134795591 gene encoding uncharacterized protein LOC134795591 isoform X3, with amino-acid sequence MNGLKNARNLLKDLQESLEETRKCENELMRCRSTHVHEHKNHIINEWLSDHEHEETHKTWQSSGSETQDHGAIESWSTMSIVCLQYQYEELAKRYKSLLCQYSSCCEADNAKNTEVARLQALANSTHAQLMDAHTMLLAVGEKYMSLRERKLAMQKHAYSIKVHQLKRTVKGLIAAADRARRELDSSLKKAMKTERHGAAAMLLVEIQKCNNLSLENLRLKAQAQDLIPRKDTFY; translated from the exons ATGAACGGCCTTAAGAATGCTCGGAACCTCTTGAAAGACCTACAAGAAAGCCTGGAAGAGACGAGGAAATGCGAGAATGAACTGATGCGATGTAGGAGCACGCATGTCCACGAACACAAAAACCACATAATAAATGAGTGGTTGAGCGATCATGAACATGAAGAAACCCATAAGACATGGCAATCATCAG GTTCTGAAACGCAAGACCATGGAGCCATAGAATCTTGGTCGACCATGAGCATTGTCTGTCTACAATATCA ATACGAAGAACTAGCAAAGCGCTACAAATCCCTGCTCTGCCAATATTCGTCTTGCTGCGAGGCCGACAATGCTAAGAATACGGAGGTAGCACGACTACAGGCGCTTGCCAACTCCACTCATGCGCAACTCATGGACGCTCATACGATGCTTTTAGCTGTTGGGGAGAAATACATGTCGCTGAGGGAAAGGAAGCTTGCTATG CAGAAACACGCATACTCCATAAAAGTACACCAACTGAAGAGAACAGTGAAGGGGTTGATAGCAGCAGCGGACCGAGCGAGACGCGAACTCGACTCAAGTCTGAAGAAAGCGATGAAGACTGAACGGCATGGGGCAGCTGCCATGTTGCTTGTTGAG ATTCAAAAATGCAACAATCTAAGCTTAGAAAATCTTCGCTTAAAGGCTCAAGCTCAAGATCTAATACCACGAAAGGATACTTTTTATTAG
- the LOC134795591 gene encoding uncharacterized protein LOC134795591 isoform X2, giving the protein MQDYQIKNNLITADSIKNMTVNNYPQDVFRQKNFMNGLKNARNLLKDLQESLEETRKCENELMRCRSTHVHEHKNHIINEWLSDHEHEETHKTWQSSGSETQDHGAIESWSTMSIVCLQYQYEELAKRYKSLLCQYSSCCEADNAKNTEVARLQALANSTHAQLMDAHTMLLAVGEKYMSLRERKLAMKHAYSIKVHQLKRTVKGLIAAADRARRELDSSLKKAMKTERHGAAAMLLVEIQKCNNLSLENLRLKAQAQDLIPRKDTFY; this is encoded by the exons ATGCAAGACTATCAAATAAAGAATAATCTAATCACTGCAGATAGCATAAAAAACATGACAGTCAATAACTACCCT CAAGATGTATTCCGCCAAAAGAACTTCATGAACGGCCTTAAGAATGCTCGGAACCTCTTGAAAGACCTACAAGAAAGCCTGGAAGAGACGAGGAAATGCGAGAATGAACTGATGCGATGTAGGAGCACGCATGTCCACGAACACAAAAACCACATAATAAATGAGTGGTTGAGCGATCATGAACATGAAGAAACCCATAAGACATGGCAATCATCAG GTTCTGAAACGCAAGACCATGGAGCCATAGAATCTTGGTCGACCATGAGCATTGTCTGTCTACAATATCA ATACGAAGAACTAGCAAAGCGCTACAAATCCCTGCTCTGCCAATATTCGTCTTGCTGCGAGGCCGACAATGCTAAGAATACGGAGGTAGCACGACTACAGGCGCTTGCCAACTCCACTCATGCGCAACTCATGGACGCTCATACGATGCTTTTAGCTGTTGGGGAGAAATACATGTCGCTGAGGGAAAGGAAGCTTGCTATG AAACACGCATACTCCATAAAAGTACACCAACTGAAGAGAACAGTGAAGGGGTTGATAGCAGCAGCGGACCGAGCGAGACGCGAACTCGACTCAAGTCTGAAGAAAGCGATGAAGACTGAACGGCATGGGGCAGCTGCCATGTTGCTTGTTGAG ATTCAAAAATGCAACAATCTAAGCTTAGAAAATCTTCGCTTAAAGGCTCAAGCTCAAGATCTAATACCACGAAAGGATACTTTTTATTAG